A window of Exiguobacterium sp. FSL W8-0210 contains these coding sequences:
- a CDS encoding thiazole synthase, giving the protein MLKIGEKTFESRLLLGTGKYTDATVQQEAIDASASQILTFAVRRLDIFDKQQANFLESLDLAKYDLLPNTAGAKTAEEAVRLAKLARASGMCDMVKVEVIGCDKTLLPDPIETLRASEELLKEGFIVLPYTSDDVVLARRLEEIGCHAIMPAASPIGSGQGILNPLHLRFIIEQTTVPVIVDAGIGSPTDVAYAMELGADGVLLNSAVAHAQDPVKMARAMRLAVEAGRLGYEAGRIEKKQYAVASSPTSGLIR; this is encoded by the coding sequence ATGCTGAAAATTGGAGAAAAGACATTTGAATCACGGTTATTGCTCGGAACAGGGAAATATACGGATGCTACCGTACAGCAAGAAGCAATCGATGCGTCTGCTTCACAAATCTTGACGTTCGCCGTCCGTCGGCTCGACATCTTCGACAAACAACAAGCGAATTTCTTGGAGTCGCTTGATTTAGCGAAGTACGATTTACTGCCGAACACGGCCGGTGCTAAGACGGCGGAGGAAGCTGTTCGGTTAGCAAAGCTTGCGCGGGCATCCGGTATGTGTGACATGGTGAAGGTCGAAGTGATCGGTTGCGATAAGACGTTACTACCGGACCCAATCGAGACGTTACGGGCTTCTGAAGAATTACTCAAAGAAGGCTTCATCGTCTTACCGTATACGTCAGACGATGTCGTGCTCGCACGACGACTCGAGGAAATCGGTTGTCACGCCATCATGCCGGCTGCATCACCAATCGGTTCCGGACAAGGTATCCTCAATCCGCTCCACTTGCGATTTATCATCGAGCAGACGACGGTCCCGGTCATCGTCGACGCCGGGATCGGTTCACCGACCGACGTCGCCTATGCGATGGAACTGGGTGCGGATGGTGTCTTATTGAACTCAGCTGTCGCCCATGCCCAAGATCCGGTCAAGATGGCGCGTGCGATGCGACTAGCTGTCGAAGCAGGGCGCCTCGGTTACGAAGCGGGACGTATCGAGAAGAAACAGTATGCGGTCGCGAGTAGTCCAACGAGTGGATTGATTCGATGA
- a CDS encoding ThiF family adenylyltransferase, translating into MNRYSRQTRFQPIGEAGQARLASAKVLIIGMGALGTASAEQLVRAGVGVVRIVDRDYVEWSNLQRQQLYTEDDARHIVPKAIAAKARLEAINSTVTIEAHVVDVDRAALTWLLDDIDLIIDATDNFDIRLIMNDMALMRSIPWIYGGCVGSYGITFTVRPGETPCLHCLLDQLPRDQETCDTAGIIGPAVQMVASLQVTEALKWLSGKTDAMRTRLLAFDVWSNTFQQINVQSLKQTECPSCGIEPSYPYLSDQTVHFTALCGRDAVQIRGDGQRDLEQLKQRLQPVAAISAHNPYLLAFTTDEHRMVAFRDGRVLIHGEADLVKAKRLYHAYFG; encoded by the coding sequence ATGAACCGTTACTCACGGCAAACTCGATTTCAACCGATCGGGGAAGCGGGACAAGCACGCTTGGCATCAGCGAAGGTGCTGATCATCGGCATGGGAGCGCTCGGAACGGCGTCGGCAGAGCAACTCGTCCGCGCCGGTGTCGGTGTCGTCCGAATCGTCGACCGCGATTATGTCGAGTGGAGTAATCTACAACGACAACAGCTTTATACCGAGGACGATGCGCGTCACATCGTACCAAAAGCGATTGCCGCAAAAGCACGGCTTGAAGCGATTAATTCGACGGTGACGATCGAAGCGCATGTAGTAGACGTCGACCGGGCAGCGCTGACGTGGCTTCTCGATGATATCGATTTGATCATCGACGCAACGGACAATTTCGATATTCGCTTGATAATGAACGACATGGCGTTGATGCGTTCGATTCCGTGGATTTATGGTGGCTGCGTCGGCAGTTATGGGATCACGTTCACCGTCCGTCCCGGAGAGACGCCGTGTCTGCATTGTCTACTCGATCAATTACCACGGGATCAGGAGACGTGTGATACGGCGGGGATCATCGGACCAGCTGTACAGATGGTCGCTTCCTTGCAGGTGACGGAAGCGTTGAAGTGGTTGAGCGGAAAGACGGACGCCATGCGGACGCGCTTGCTAGCGTTTGATGTCTGGTCGAATACGTTTCAACAAATTAACGTCCAGTCACTGAAGCAAACGGAGTGCCCGTCGTGCGGCATCGAACCGTCCTACCCTTACTTATCGGATCAAACGGTTCATTTCACGGCACTGTGTGGTCGGGATGCCGTTCAAATCCGGGGAGACGGACAGCGGGATCTGGAACAGTTGAAACAACGTCTCCAGCCGGTCGCTGCGATTTCCGCTCATAATCCATATTTGCTGGCGTTTACGACGGACGAACATCGGATGGTTGCTTTCCGAGATGGACGCGTTCTGATTCATGGCGAGGCGGATCTCGTCAAAGCGAAGCGACTCTATCATGCCTATTTCGGCTAA
- the nagZ gene encoding beta-N-acetylhexosaminidase, with the protein MKKTVLIGCLLLAGCAQETTEPTKPSQPATKQPTEAKKPKPEPTKEAQQQARLKHQLKAMSTSEKIDQLLYIGVAGTELSAADRKLLQTHAIGGVLLLGGNITSEEQLLTFTRAIQETNQKPYAFVGIDEEGGRVSRVPDQRLRLPTSQRMAQGADEVKMEDVGRTLGHLSRFYGFNMDFAPVLDVNSNPNNPIIGDRALSADPKTVATLGTALMHGMQETGTIPVVKHFPGHGNTSVDSHVGLPKVTASKEELKRTELLPFKEAIQEGAEMVMVAHILYPAYDNQHPSSLSKPILTDLLRQQLGFNGVIITDDLVMGAITKQYGLAEAARQSLVNGADMAMFSEAGAYTKVHAEVMQAVKDKTLTPEMLDAKVMRILKLKQTYADSQEQQRPTKSELIQQVEALN; encoded by the coding sequence GTGAAGAAAACCGTACTAATCGGTTGTCTGTTGCTTGCAGGGTGTGCGCAGGAGACGACGGAACCAACGAAACCATCACAACCAGCAACGAAGCAACCGACGGAGGCGAAGAAACCAAAGCCTGAGCCGACAAAGGAAGCACAACAACAAGCACGATTAAAGCATCAACTTAAAGCGATGTCGACGTCAGAAAAGATCGATCAACTGCTCTACATCGGAGTCGCCGGCACGGAACTTTCAGCAGCTGACCGGAAATTGTTACAGACGCATGCGATTGGCGGGGTCTTATTGCTCGGCGGAAACATTACGTCGGAAGAGCAACTCTTGACGTTCACGCGTGCGATTCAAGAGACGAACCAAAAACCGTATGCCTTCGTCGGGATTGATGAAGAAGGCGGACGCGTCAGCCGGGTACCGGATCAACGATTACGTTTACCGACGAGTCAACGGATGGCGCAAGGAGCAGATGAAGTGAAAATGGAAGACGTCGGACGTACGCTCGGACATTTGTCACGTTTTTATGGCTTCAACATGGACTTCGCGCCGGTCCTTGACGTCAACAGTAATCCGAACAATCCGATCATCGGCGACCGTGCGTTAAGTGCTGATCCGAAGACCGTCGCGACGCTTGGTACGGCCCTGATGCACGGGATGCAGGAGACGGGAACGATTCCAGTCGTCAAACATTTTCCCGGTCACGGCAATACGAGTGTTGATTCCCATGTCGGGCTACCGAAAGTGACGGCATCAAAGGAAGAATTGAAGCGGACGGAACTGTTACCGTTTAAAGAAGCGATTCAAGAGGGCGCCGAGATGGTGATGGTTGCCCATATTCTCTATCCCGCGTATGACAATCAGCATCCATCCTCGCTCTCAAAGCCGATCTTGACTGACCTCTTGCGTCAGCAACTCGGATTCAACGGTGTCATCATCACGGATGATCTCGTCATGGGAGCGATCACGAAACAATATGGTCTCGCGGAAGCGGCACGTCAGTCGCTCGTCAACGGAGCTGATATGGCAATGTTTTCAGAGGCAGGTGCTTACACAAAGGTCCATGCCGAAGTGATGCAAGCCGTCAAAGACAAAACGCTGACGCCGGAGATGCTCGACGCTAAAGTAATGCGCATCCTGAAGCTAAAGCAGACGTATGCCGACAGCCAAGAGCAACAGCGACCGACGAAATCGGAGCTGATTCAGCAAGTGGAAGCGCTCAACTAG
- a CDS encoding FAD-dependent oxidoreductase, with product MTNHIIIGGGVIGLTLAYGLACQNESVVVLERGAGGQGTSRAAAGMLATDIELREELHALAARSRRLYPLLARRLERETGIDCGYREQPFLLKRKGREHLFPMVGQIDPRRLTTALMYALHARGISIEEQVDVTRIEESDDFIRVESNAGTWTGRTVTVAAGRGSQALLDTAGISIATYGVKGECLAVRLAGQPLRSILFDDAVYLVPKADGRILIGATELPHDETVGVSVAGVTSLLQAAERLYPPIRDAVIEEVWSGVRPQTVSGLPYIGVADSSRRIFLATGHHRHGILLAPATAEVLVNTLRLIQKEEVR from the coding sequence ATGACGAATCACATCATCATCGGCGGTGGAGTCATCGGTTTGACGCTTGCTTACGGTCTCGCCTGTCAGAATGAATCCGTCGTCGTCTTAGAACGCGGAGCAGGTGGACAAGGAACGAGTCGCGCGGCTGCCGGGATGCTTGCGACGGACATCGAGCTCAGAGAGGAATTGCATGCACTTGCCGCGCGAAGTCGTCGTCTGTATCCGTTGCTTGCTCGTCGCCTCGAGCGAGAGACTGGCATCGATTGTGGGTACCGGGAACAACCGTTTTTGTTAAAGCGTAAAGGACGCGAGCATCTGTTTCCAATGGTCGGTCAAATCGATCCACGACGACTGACGACTGCATTGATGTATGCCTTACACGCACGTGGTATATCGATTGAAGAACAGGTAGATGTCACACGCATCGAAGAGAGCGATGACTTCATCAGGGTCGAGTCGAATGCGGGAACGTGGACCGGACGAACGGTGACGGTCGCTGCCGGACGCGGGTCGCAAGCCTTGCTCGATACAGCTGGTATTTCGATTGCGACATATGGAGTCAAAGGAGAATGTCTCGCCGTCCGTCTCGCGGGTCAGCCGTTACGCTCGATCCTGTTTGACGACGCCGTCTACCTCGTTCCGAAAGCAGACGGTCGGATTTTGATCGGTGCGACCGAACTGCCGCACGACGAGACGGTCGGTGTCAGTGTCGCAGGGGTCACGTCGTTGCTTCAAGCAGCAGAACGACTGTATCCACCGATTCGTGACGCGGTCATCGAAGAAGTCTGGTCCGGTGTACGGCCACAAACGGTGTCCGGCTTGCCATATATCGGAGTCGCCGATTCATCCCGTCGGATCTTCCTAGCGACGGGGCATCATCGGCATGGCATATTACTCGCACCGGCGACAGCGGAAGTCTTGGTAAATACATTACGGTTGATTCAGAAGGAGGAAGTCCGATGA
- a CDS encoding thiamine phosphate synthase — MMRLHLISTGSINPLDEIKTFQSLQPYTNQLHLREPNLSAAELLDLIEALLGHGYSPEQLTVHDRVDVAHVAGIGVQLTRRSLRVRDVRRHFPNLVIGKSVHSLAEALAAEAEGADRLLYGHIYPTASKPDMPPRGIDALKQVVTFTTKPVIAIGGITPERMPEIVATGVTGIAVLSGILGQSDPLAAVKHYQGVRV, encoded by the coding sequence ATGATGCGTTTACATCTGATTTCGACGGGATCCATTAATCCGCTTGACGAAATAAAGACCTTTCAATCCCTTCAACCCTATACGAATCAGCTGCATCTACGTGAACCGAACTTATCGGCGGCAGAATTACTTGATCTGATTGAAGCACTCCTTGGGCATGGTTATTCGCCTGAACAGTTAACGGTTCATGACCGGGTCGACGTCGCCCATGTCGCCGGCATCGGTGTGCAGCTGACGCGCCGTTCCTTGCGTGTCCGCGATGTGCGACGTCATTTTCCGAATCTCGTCATCGGGAAATCGGTCCATTCACTAGCAGAGGCACTGGCAGCAGAAGCGGAAGGAGCCGACCGACTGCTGTACGGTCATATTTATCCGACAGCGTCGAAGCCGGACATGCCACCACGAGGTATTGACGCCTTGAAGCAAGTCGTCACCTTCACGACGAAACCAGTCATTGCAATTGGCGGGATCACACCAGAACGCATGCCTGAAATCGTAGCGACCGGTGTAACCGGAATCGCCGTCTTATCGGGTATTCTCGGTCAATCGGATCCACTCGCCGCCGTCAAGCATTATCAGGGGGTACGGGTATGA
- a CDS encoding exonuclease SbcCD subunit D, translating to MKWIHTADWHLGKIVHGESMLENQRAVLADFLTLVDREQPDAIVIAGDLYDRAVPPTEAVELLDETLAALILDRDIPVVAISGNHDSAERLSFGTTLLQRAGLHLVGKLTPVITPVTIKGVSFYPVPFADPATVRYVHKDETIKTHDDAMRTILAGCIPDGPSVLVGHAFVIGGLETDSERQLSVGTAGQVSASQFAPFTYTALGHLHNPLAIQSETVRYSGSLLKYSFSEAHHVKGVDVLTLNEAGTFDRRFEPLAPKRDLRELTGSLAELTDPAFVATQDTDDYLKINLTDGEALMDPMGKLKKIYPNILHLERIGFVRESTRAVKASREQVKDASVADLFSEFYEAVREKKPTEAMQAVLKEEATCAQND from the coding sequence ATGAAATGGATACATACTGCCGATTGGCATCTCGGCAAAATCGTTCATGGCGAGTCGATGCTCGAGAACCAGCGGGCGGTCTTAGCGGATTTTTTGACACTCGTCGACCGCGAACAACCGGATGCGATCGTCATTGCAGGTGACTTGTACGACCGCGCTGTACCACCAACGGAAGCCGTCGAACTGCTTGACGAGACGCTCGCTGCCTTGATTCTCGATCGAGACATCCCGGTCGTTGCGATCAGCGGAAATCACGATTCGGCCGAACGGTTAAGTTTCGGAACGACGTTACTCCAACGGGCTGGTCTGCATCTCGTCGGAAAACTAACGCCGGTCATTACTCCGGTCACGATTAAAGGGGTGTCGTTTTATCCGGTGCCATTTGCGGATCCGGCGACCGTTCGGTACGTGCATAAGGACGAAACGATCAAGACACATGATGATGCGATGCGGACGATCCTTGCCGGATGTATTCCAGACGGACCGAGTGTCCTCGTCGGTCATGCCTTTGTGATTGGCGGACTCGAGACCGATTCGGAGCGACAATTGTCCGTCGGAACAGCAGGACAGGTCAGTGCGAGTCAGTTTGCACCGTTTACGTATACGGCACTCGGTCATTTGCATAATCCACTTGCGATTCAATCCGAGACGGTTCGCTACAGCGGATCGCTCTTGAAATATTCCTTTTCGGAAGCCCATCATGTCAAAGGGGTCGATGTGTTGACGTTGAACGAAGCGGGTACGTTCGATCGTCGGTTCGAACCACTTGCACCAAAACGTGACTTGCGGGAACTGACTGGAAGTCTCGCTGAGCTGACAGACCCGGCATTCGTCGCGACACAAGACACGGACGATTACTTAAAGATCAATCTAACGGACGGCGAAGCCTTGATGGATCCGATGGGCAAGCTGAAAAAAATCTACCCGAATATCCTGCACCTCGAGCGAATCGGATTCGTCCGCGAGAGTACGCGGGCAGTCAAGGCGTCGCGGGAGCAAGTCAAGGATGCATCCGTTGCGGATCTATTCAGTGAGTTTTATGAAGCAGTCCGTGAAAAGAAACCGACGGAAGCGATGCAAGCCGTCCTGAAGGAGGAAGCGACATGCGCCCAGAACGACTGA
- the thiS gene encoding sulfur carrier protein ThiS produces MNITINGNDHTIDQIETIEDMLTQLGLGEKLVIVEQNRQIIDRMAYGQTVVRDNDTFEIVHFVGGG; encoded by the coding sequence ATGAACATTACGATTAACGGCAATGACCACACGATCGATCAGATTGAAACGATCGAGGACATGCTCACGCAACTCGGCTTAGGGGAAAAGCTCGTCATCGTCGAACAGAATCGACAAATCATCGATCGCATGGCGTACGGTCAGACAGTCGTTCGGGACAATGACACATTTGAAATCGTTCATTTCGTAGGAGGAGGATAA